Proteins from a genomic interval of Lolium perenne isolate Kyuss_39 chromosome 1, Kyuss_2.0, whole genome shotgun sequence:
- the LOC127307130 gene encoding uncharacterized protein — MILRRRGSSGGLRIKKKGRGFMCGCGGSKAVSVSDGGSDDKQSPMATPPTNTSTATTMSIATTATTTTRRAAGNSSKSASMISSAAAAASSSFSPSSTDDADTSVGSTPSVAALLRQLGELERTVRSLQGHTAENVGGGGRGRHRRTASEGGARRIEESVAVVKESADPLADFRRSMLQMIVEKEIVGGDELRELLHRFLSLNAPHHHHLILRAFAEIWEEVFSGYDRTPDFLVSHPRSGKRRLHLPREPAAAVSPLR, encoded by the coding sequence ATGATACTGCGCCGCCGCGGGTCCAGCGGCGGGCTGCGCATCAAGAAGAAGGGCCGCGGGTTCATGTGCGGCTGCGGCGGCTCCAAGGCCGTGTCCGTCTCAGACGGCGGCTCCGACGACAAGCAGTCCCCCATGGCCACGCCGCCCACCAACACGTCGACCGCCACCACCATGTCcatcgccaccaccgccactaCGACGACGAGGAGGGCCGCAGGGAACAGCAGCAAGTCGGCGTCGATGATCtcctccgcggcggcggcggcgtcctccTCGTTCTCGCCCTCCTCCACGGACGACGCCGACACCAGCGTGGGGAGCACGCCGAGCGTGGCGGCGCTCCTGCGCCAGCTCGGCGAGCTGGAGCGCACCGTGCGCTCCCTCCAGGGCCACACCGCCGAgaacgtcggcggcggcggcagggggcGGCACAGGCGGACGGCGAGCGAGGGCGGCGCGAGGAGGATCGAGGAGAGCGTGGCGGTGGTGAAGGAGTCGGCGGACCCGCTGGCGGACTTCCGGCGGTCGATGCTGCAGATGATCGTGGAGAAGGAGATCGTGGGCGGCGACGAGCTGCGGGAGCTCCTCCACCGGTTCCTGTCCCTCAACGCgccgcaccaccaccacctcatccTCCGCGCCTTCGCCGAGATCTGGGAGGAGGTCTTCTCCGGCTACGACCGCACCCCGGACTTCCTCGTCTCCCACCCGCGCAGCGGCAAGAGGAGGCTCCACCTCCCACGGGAACCGGCAGCCGCAGTCAGCCCGCTCCGCTGA